The following proteins come from a genomic window of Pirellula staleyi DSM 6068:
- the scpB gene encoding SMC-Scp complex subunit ScpB produces MRNSPTAERRTVPARLLASASVRYQLPQVWQQESVTRISPALLAPAEESIDELPAESAETAITRVEAVLLLAREPLSSRKLAQFASLADGTRARTLVRALNRRYDESGTAFRVEEVAGGFQLLTRRKFASWLRRLGHVPSEVRLSPPALETLAVIAYRQPVPRADIEAIRGVSCGEILRQLMERDLVKIGGRSEDLGRPFLYCTTKRFLQVFGLLTIDDLPRADLMRSLPVASAAPPPLETAAEAALEDESSDESDDLDDENHEEQSPAPLGDSTELEYTNDET; encoded by the coding sequence ATGCGTAACTCTCCCACAGCCGAGCGCCGAACGGTTCCCGCCAGACTTCTGGCGAGTGCCTCCGTGCGCTATCAGCTGCCGCAAGTCTGGCAGCAGGAGAGTGTTACGCGCATTAGCCCGGCACTTTTGGCACCCGCTGAGGAGTCGATCGATGAGCTCCCAGCCGAATCTGCCGAAACGGCGATCACCCGAGTGGAAGCGGTGCTGCTGCTGGCCCGCGAACCCCTTTCGAGCCGCAAGCTTGCCCAGTTTGCCAGCCTTGCCGATGGAACGCGTGCCCGGACCCTGGTCCGAGCCCTCAATCGTCGTTACGACGAGTCGGGAACCGCGTTTCGGGTCGAAGAAGTGGCTGGTGGATTTCAACTCCTAACAAGGCGAAAGTTTGCCAGCTGGCTACGCCGATTAGGGCATGTGCCGAGCGAAGTACGACTTTCGCCACCCGCCCTAGAAACCCTGGCGGTAATTGCCTATCGTCAACCTGTCCCTCGCGCCGATATTGAGGCCATTCGTGGCGTCAGCTGTGGAGAAATCCTGCGTCAGCTGATGGAACGCGATCTGGTGAAAATTGGCGGTCGGAGCGAAGACCTCGGGCGACCTTTTTTATACTGCACCACTAAACGATTCCTCCAAGTTTTCGGGCTCCTGACTATCGACGATCTGCCACGGGCCGACCTCATGCGATCCTTGCCGGTCGCATCCGCCGCTCCACCGCCACTCGAGACTGCTGCGGAGGCAGCTCTTGAGGACGAGTCCAGCGACGAATCGGACGACCTGGACGACGAGAATCATGAGGAACAATCGCCAGCCCCCCTTGGCGATAGCACCGAACTCGAATACACAAACGACGAAACATAA
- a CDS encoding AAA family ATPase: MRSIAILNQKGGVGKTTTSVNLAAALAESGQRVCVMDLDPQAHASLHLGVTLREGERSVYDVLTGDLLLADVRKQLAPNLWLVPAHIDLAAAEVELAGEVGREVILRDKLAQDDQQFDYMIIDCPPSLGVLTINALTMVKEVFLPMQPHFLALHGLSKLLRTIEVVSKRLNRGLKLSGVLLCMYDSGTRLAAEVSSDVTEYFTRERTPECVWSEARTFQTRIRRNIRLAEAPSFGQSIFEYAPQSHGADDYRELAAEVMASTAAGKTVSSPAAPIRAAA, encoded by the coding sequence ATGCGATCTATCGCCATCCTGAACCAAAAGGGAGGGGTCGGAAAGACCACCACGAGCGTGAATCTGGCGGCTGCTTTGGCTGAATCGGGCCAGCGGGTGTGCGTGATGGACCTCGATCCGCAGGCGCATGCCTCACTCCATTTGGGCGTGACACTTCGCGAAGGGGAACGAAGTGTCTACGACGTCCTTACCGGCGACCTGCTGCTGGCCGACGTTCGCAAACAACTTGCGCCGAATTTGTGGCTCGTTCCGGCCCACATCGACCTGGCTGCAGCCGAGGTTGAGCTTGCTGGCGAAGTGGGTCGCGAAGTGATTTTGCGCGACAAATTGGCACAAGACGACCAGCAGTTCGACTACATGATCATCGACTGCCCACCCTCGCTGGGCGTGCTGACGATCAACGCCCTAACGATGGTCAAAGAAGTTTTTCTCCCCATGCAGCCCCACTTCCTGGCCCTGCATGGTCTTTCGAAGCTCCTCCGAACGATCGAAGTGGTGAGCAAGCGGCTGAACCGTGGTCTCAAACTGTCGGGTGTGCTGCTCTGCATGTACGACAGCGGAACGCGCCTCGCCGCCGAAGTGAGCAGCGACGTCACCGAGTATTTCACACGCGAACGCACTCCCGAATGTGTTTGGTCGGAAGCTCGAACATTCCAGACCCGCATTCGTCGCAACATTCGACTGGCAGAAGCTCCCAGCTTTGGCCAATCGATTTTCGAGTACGCACCTCAGTCGCATGGAGCCGACGACTATCGCGAACTGGCTGCTGAAGTGATGGCGAGCACCGCTGCGGGCAAAACCGTTAGCTCCCCCGCTGCTCCGATCCGCGCTGCTGCCTAA
- a CDS encoding carbonic anhydrase, with translation MKPDKVRVEASRRQWLHNAGMLSLAGLAGCAPEKIADQTSEPNARESANAEQPASEPITSGREALEQLIAGNARFVEGKTRHAHESASWRKHLVGSQHPHTVVIGCSDSRVPPELVFDQGFGEVFTIRVAGNIIADDVLGSIQYARVHLKTPLIVVMGHGGCGAVTAAVEYKRGQAKEPPFITKLIERIEPGLAKLDLDMPLEQLIAEAVKLNVRSSVEQITSYPAAKASLDRGDVLVVGAIYDLATGSVEFLDS, from the coding sequence ATGAAGCCAGACAAAGTTCGAGTGGAAGCGTCGCGCCGCCAGTGGCTGCACAATGCAGGCATGTTGTCGTTGGCCGGTCTGGCCGGATGTGCGCCAGAAAAAATCGCCGACCAGACGAGTGAGCCGAACGCGCGTGAATCGGCGAACGCTGAACAACCGGCAAGCGAGCCGATCACCAGTGGCCGTGAAGCGCTCGAGCAGCTGATCGCCGGGAATGCGCGATTCGTAGAGGGAAAGACACGCCATGCCCACGAAAGTGCGTCGTGGCGTAAGCATCTGGTGGGTTCGCAGCATCCTCACACCGTGGTGATTGGTTGCAGCGATTCGCGCGTGCCTCCTGAACTCGTGTTCGATCAAGGGTTCGGCGAAGTCTTTACGATTCGTGTGGCCGGGAACATTATCGCCGACGATGTGCTGGGGAGTATTCAGTACGCGCGAGTCCATCTCAAAACGCCACTCATCGTAGTGATGGGACATGGGGGCTGTGGCGCGGTGACTGCCGCCGTCGAGTACAAACGTGGCCAAGCGAAAGAGCCGCCGTTCATCACCAAGTTGATCGAGCGGATTGAGCCAGGGCTGGCAAAGCTCGATCTCGACATGCCACTCGAACAGTTGATTGCGGAGGCGGTGAAGCTGAACGTTCGATCGAGTGTCGAGCAGATCACGAGCTACCCGGCTGCAAAAGCCTCATTGGACCGGGGCGATGTGCTTGTCGTCGGGGCGATTTACGATTTGGCGACCGGCTCGGTCGAATTTCTCGACAGCTAG
- a CDS encoding arylsulfatase — protein MSLRTLLASGLLILVAAIASSAEKPNIIVIIADDLGYGDLGCNGSQTIATPHIDRVAAEGLRFTSGYCSASTCTPTRYSLLTGTYAFRVKGTGIAAPNSPALIQPETVTVASLLKSQGYATACIGKWHLGLGVGKPDWNGELKPGPLEIGFDHCLLLPTTNDRVPQVFVENHRVRNLDPADPLWVGDEKPSDDHPTGISHRSTLAMDWDYGHNGTIHNGISRIGFYTGGMKARFRDQDLADEWVKASAQWIEANKAGPFFLYFAAHDIHVPRTPHERFVGKSGMGPRGDSILEFDWCVGELMKVLEQHQLAENTLVVICSDNGPVLNDGYKDQAVELIGKHAAAGLFRGGKYSVFEGGTRTPFIVSWKGRVASGVSDKLVSTIDFASSFAALAGAKIPEDACLDSLNLLDTLLGDKAAAGREYVLQQDNGGTKLGLRAGDWKLVRGGALPGKKKGPGAREADQLFRLSSDPGETKNVAAEFPAELEKLQKLLATIIADGRTRPVGPQ, from the coding sequence ATGTCGCTGCGCACACTGCTTGCTTCGGGGCTGTTAATTCTTGTTGCCGCCATCGCTTCGTCGGCCGAGAAGCCCAACATCATTGTGATCATCGCCGACGACTTGGGTTATGGCGATCTGGGTTGCAATGGGAGCCAGACGATTGCGACGCCGCACATCGATCGGGTCGCGGCGGAAGGGCTACGTTTTACGAGCGGCTATTGCTCGGCATCGACCTGCACACCGACACGCTATTCGCTCCTCACCGGCACTTATGCGTTTCGCGTAAAGGGGACCGGCATCGCCGCCCCGAATTCTCCAGCGCTCATTCAACCTGAAACGGTCACCGTGGCTTCGCTGCTGAAGTCGCAAGGGTATGCCACGGCCTGCATCGGCAAATGGCATCTCGGACTTGGCGTCGGAAAGCCAGACTGGAATGGGGAGCTCAAACCTGGGCCGCTCGAGATTGGGTTTGACCACTGTCTGCTGCTGCCGACCACTAACGATCGCGTGCCGCAGGTGTTTGTCGAAAATCATCGCGTCAGGAATCTCGATCCGGCCGATCCACTGTGGGTGGGTGATGAAAAGCCGAGCGACGATCATCCCACGGGCATCTCGCACCGCTCGACACTCGCGATGGACTGGGACTATGGTCACAACGGCACGATTCATAACGGGATCAGCCGCATCGGTTTCTATACGGGTGGGATGAAGGCCCGTTTTCGCGATCAGGATCTGGCCGACGAGTGGGTGAAGGCATCGGCCCAGTGGATTGAAGCGAACAAAGCGGGGCCTTTCTTTTTGTACTTCGCGGCACACGATATCCATGTCCCCCGTACGCCTCACGAGCGTTTTGTGGGAAAGAGTGGTATGGGCCCGCGTGGCGATTCGATCTTGGAGTTTGATTGGTGTGTCGGCGAACTAATGAAAGTCCTTGAGCAGCATCAGCTCGCCGAGAACACCCTGGTGGTGATCTGCAGCGACAATGGACCTGTCCTCAACGATGGCTACAAAGATCAGGCAGTGGAACTGATTGGCAAACACGCCGCAGCGGGGCTATTTCGGGGCGGAAAATACAGTGTGTTCGAAGGTGGCACGCGCACGCCGTTTATTGTGTCGTGGAAAGGTCGTGTGGCGAGTGGCGTCTCGGACAAGCTGGTCTCGACGATCGATTTCGCGAGCTCATTTGCAGCACTAGCGGGCGCCAAGATTCCCGAAGATGCCTGCCTCGATAGTTTGAATCTGCTCGACACTCTGCTGGGTGATAAAGCAGCGGCGGGGCGCGAGTATGTGTTGCAGCAAGACAATGGTGGGACCAAGCTGGGGCTTCGTGCGGGGGACTGGAAACTCGTTCGTGGCGGCGCTTTGCCTGGCAAGAAGAAGGGCCCGGGAGCGCGCGAAGCGGATCAGCTGTTTCGGCTTTCCAGCGATCCGGGGGAGACAAAAAATGTCGCAGCCGAGTTTCCTGCGGAGCTCGAGAAGCTCCAAAAGTTGCTCGCCACCATCATCGCCGACGGTCGCACACGCCCCGTAGGTCCGCAGTAG
- a CDS encoding G8 domain-containing protein, with protein sequence MHCCFPARSGCFASAIAMLLMLLTHAPLQGAEPSVLKSVQSGSWSAAATWDLARVPQQGDIVLVHSGHEVLYDVVSKEVIRSIHVSGTLRFSVECNTRLEVGLLRVEAGDQILEQGFDCSPTAASAQHDHGKKETSGAKRAALLIGTPEMPIPTKFRALIRLHAIEGTDAKSWPAIVCCGGRMEIHGAPMKRTWTKLTRTADAGATRLFLTDTVGEWQAGDQLLITGTARQEPSAGVKSEHVTDQPASEVRHLAALIESNPDAGMTGRARLTIELDKPLEKTHRGGEYSAEVANLTRNVVIESADPAGARGHTMYHHGSSGSISYAEFRHLGKQGVLGRYPIHFHLVSDSMRGSSVIGASIWDSHNRWITVHGTQYLVVRDCVGFQSIGHGFFFEDGTEVYNFFDRNLAVQALNGAPLPEQVLPFDLNDGAGFWWANSLNAFTRNVATECDQHGFRFEAEKTAKFSPVLEVLQADGTTKEVDIRTLPFLQFDDNEVHCHRRFGLNLGGIRGLTYGQFSEEKSAEDFAKSIGGTTEGIGPSAAEPFRIRNFKAWDTHWAFHTFAPSVSVDGLDVFDCNYGIWRSVMDLHQYDNIAFRQIHSHSIFFPMGGHGPTIHMAEKGPSFPNFQRKDTRPPVTVVTSCTQGSDGMLVVRGVATDDSAVAQVKVGDKLATSLRGEFAEWEVVLPAAQLPEIVAIATDEAGNLEPRGHRVSLEGDPAPSIRPASHPAGHHGE encoded by the coding sequence ATGCATTGTTGCTTTCCAGCGCGAAGCGGCTGTTTTGCCAGCGCGATCGCCATGCTGCTAATGCTGCTGACACACGCACCTCTTCAGGGAGCTGAACCATCGGTGCTGAAATCGGTGCAGAGCGGCTCTTGGTCAGCAGCTGCGACATGGGATCTCGCGCGGGTTCCTCAGCAAGGGGATATTGTGCTGGTCCATAGTGGTCACGAAGTGCTCTACGACGTCGTGTCGAAGGAAGTGATTCGCTCGATTCATGTTTCGGGAACCCTCCGTTTTTCGGTCGAGTGCAATACGCGTCTCGAGGTCGGATTGCTCCGCGTGGAAGCGGGGGATCAGATTTTGGAACAAGGATTTGATTGCAGCCCCACAGCAGCGTCTGCTCAGCATGATCACGGGAAAAAAGAAACGTCCGGCGCGAAGCGGGCTGCGCTCTTGATTGGCACGCCCGAGATGCCGATTCCCACGAAGTTTCGCGCGCTCATTCGTTTACATGCGATCGAGGGGACCGATGCCAAATCGTGGCCAGCGATTGTTTGCTGCGGCGGGAGGATGGAGATCCACGGCGCTCCGATGAAACGGACCTGGACAAAATTGACGCGCACAGCCGATGCCGGCGCGACCCGCTTGTTCCTCACCGATACGGTGGGAGAGTGGCAAGCCGGGGATCAGTTGCTGATCACTGGCACCGCTCGCCAAGAGCCGAGCGCAGGGGTGAAATCGGAACATGTTACCGATCAGCCTGCTTCGGAAGTGCGGCATCTGGCTGCCTTGATAGAGTCCAATCCCGACGCGGGTATGACGGGCCGAGCACGCCTGACGATTGAGCTCGATAAACCGCTTGAGAAAACGCACCGCGGAGGGGAGTATAGCGCCGAGGTTGCAAACCTGACACGGAATGTGGTGATCGAGTCGGCTGATCCCGCCGGTGCGCGTGGTCACACGATGTATCACCACGGCTCTTCAGGATCGATCAGCTACGCTGAGTTTCGTCACTTGGGAAAGCAAGGTGTGCTCGGCCGCTACCCGATCCATTTCCATTTGGTGAGCGACTCGATGCGTGGCAGTTCCGTGATCGGCGCGTCGATTTGGGATAGCCACAATCGCTGGATCACAGTGCACGGAACGCAGTATCTGGTGGTTCGCGACTGTGTAGGCTTTCAAAGCATTGGCCACGGATTCTTCTTTGAAGATGGAACCGAAGTCTATAACTTTTTCGATCGCAACCTGGCGGTGCAGGCGCTCAATGGCGCGCCTCTTCCCGAGCAAGTCCTGCCGTTCGATCTGAACGATGGGGCCGGGTTCTGGTGGGCCAATAGTCTGAACGCTTTCACACGCAATGTCGCCACCGAATGCGATCAGCATGGCTTTCGCTTCGAAGCGGAAAAGACCGCCAAATTCAGCCCTGTTTTGGAAGTGCTGCAGGCCGATGGAACGACCAAAGAGGTCGACATTCGCACGCTCCCATTCCTGCAGTTCGACGATAACGAGGTCCACTGCCATCGTCGGTTTGGCCTGAATCTTGGTGGTATTCGTGGACTGACTTACGGACAATTCAGCGAGGAAAAGTCGGCCGAGGATTTTGCGAAATCGATCGGCGGCACGACTGAAGGAATTGGCCCCAGCGCCGCCGAACCGTTTCGGATTCGTAACTTCAAAGCCTGGGATACGCACTGGGCCTTTCACACCTTTGCGCCGTCGGTGAGCGTCGATGGTCTCGATGTGTTTGATTGCAACTATGGAATTTGGCGCTCGGTGATGGACTTGCATCAGTACGACAACATCGCCTTCCGCCAGATTCACTCGCACTCGATCTTCTTCCCGATGGGTGGACATGGGCCGACGATTCATATGGCGGAGAAGGGGCCGTCGTTCCCCAATTTTCAGCGCAAGGATACACGCCCGCCGGTGACGGTGGTCACCAGCTGCACCCAAGGGAGCGATGGGATGCTCGTTGTTCGGGGCGTAGCGACCGACGATTCCGCCGTGGCGCAGGTGAAAGTGGGGGATAAGCTGGCGACTTCCCTGCGCGGAGAATTTGCCGAGTGGGAAGTGGTTCTTCCGGCAGCTCAGCTTCCAGAAATCGTGGCGATTGCTACCGACGAAGCTGGCAATCTCGAGCCGCGTGGCCATCGCGTTTCGCTCGAGGGAGATCCCGCTCCATCGATTCGCCCTGCCTCGCATCCCGCCGGTCATCACGGGGAGTAG
- a CDS encoding DUF1559 domain-containing protein, with the protein MPAGSMQFAHAVLCRSFALVRFATPLRRPPHRPAFTLVELLVVIAIIGVLVALLLPAVQAAREAARRMSCSNNLKQINLAIHNYHDTHLALPPSQATFTNTDGKSTSNGLQALILPFAEQGNVNNIYNYDMGFDHPVNQVAINTRIPFYYCPSSTNGEKKVNLIDISSTTQTPTGTAAVNNYYPVRNVRNTANVVLEGCFARATNGQLVGQTGGGPLCPNLAAIVDGTSNTFWFVEIGGRPEYYVHGKTITPVAGGIFLFSAWAGNTAMALNSYTADGLVQKGPCMMNCTNQFQPYSFHPSGCMFGLADGSVRFLSETIDGDTFRALGSPLGGEAVMMP; encoded by the coding sequence ATGCCTGCTGGTTCCATGCAATTTGCCCATGCTGTTTTGTGCCGGTCGTTTGCGCTCGTTCGATTCGCTACGCCACTTCGGCGGCCTCCACATCGGCCCGCTTTCACGCTTGTCGAACTCCTCGTAGTGATCGCCATCATTGGTGTGCTCGTCGCGCTGCTACTTCCAGCCGTGCAAGCAGCCCGCGAAGCCGCACGGCGCATGTCATGCAGCAATAACCTGAAGCAAATCAATCTGGCGATACACAACTATCACGACACGCATTTAGCGCTCCCGCCGAGCCAAGCCACCTTCACCAACACCGATGGGAAGAGCACCTCCAACGGCCTCCAAGCTTTGATTCTTCCATTCGCCGAGCAAGGGAATGTGAACAATATCTACAACTACGACATGGGGTTTGATCATCCTGTCAATCAAGTCGCCATCAACACACGCATACCGTTTTACTACTGCCCGTCGTCGACCAACGGCGAGAAGAAAGTGAATCTGATCGACATCTCGTCGACCACACAGACACCCACCGGAACCGCAGCGGTCAACAACTACTATCCGGTGCGAAACGTTCGGAACACGGCGAATGTGGTGCTCGAAGGTTGCTTTGCACGTGCGACGAATGGGCAACTCGTGGGTCAAACCGGAGGTGGCCCACTCTGTCCCAATCTGGCCGCGATAGTCGATGGCACCTCCAACACCTTTTGGTTCGTCGAGATTGGCGGGCGCCCCGAGTATTACGTGCATGGCAAAACGATTACGCCCGTAGCCGGGGGGATCTTTTTGTTCTCGGCTTGGGCGGGCAACACGGCAATGGCGCTCAACTCCTACACCGCCGATGGACTCGTGCAAAAAGGTCCGTGCATGATGAATTGCACGAATCAGTTTCAGCCGTACAGCTTTCATCCATCGGGATGCATGTTCGGACTCGCTGATGGTTCGGTTCGCTTCCTGAGTGAAACGATCGATGGCGATACGTTTCGCGCGCTGGGGTCTCCTTTGGGTGGCGAAGCGGTGATGATGCCATGA
- a CDS encoding aldehyde dehydrogenase (NADP(+)), translated as MSLAQVLIAGKWRAANASGTFQSYDPALAEPIETEFPVSTWADCDEALTAAAEAFQALRKLPASKIAEFLEAFAARIEAAKDELVATASRETALPKNPRLEGNELPRTTGQLRQAAAAARDGAWALPTIDTKLGLASQLEAIGPVVVFGPNNFPLAFNSASGGDFAAAIAAGCPVIAKANSSHPLTTMLLAREAFAAVEATKLPKATVQLIYRTSHADGEKLVSDPRVGAIGYTGSRHAGLVLKAAADRAGKPIYLELSSVNPVVILPGALAEKGDDIAGQFTTSCLMGTGQFCTNPGLVVLVASEATEKFIAQLVGKFSAAPVGTLLSASVAKSLAAGVSTLTQSGAQVLVGGASGGGKGFSYANTLLRASGQQFLRNAAALQTEAFGNASLIVVCDSDSEAAQVLAQLEGNLTGCIYSHTGGADDPSYDLLAPILRQKVGRLINDKMPTGVAVSSAMNHGGPYPATGHPGFTAVGIPASMRRFGMLACYDGVRDHRLPATLQKKNPTGTLQRLINNSWTTADAE; from the coding sequence ATGAGTTTGGCTCAAGTGTTGATTGCTGGTAAGTGGCGTGCAGCGAATGCAAGTGGCACGTTTCAGTCGTACGATCCGGCGCTGGCCGAGCCGATCGAGACAGAATTTCCTGTAAGCACTTGGGCCGATTGCGACGAAGCACTCACCGCTGCTGCCGAGGCATTTCAGGCTCTGCGAAAACTTCCAGCGTCGAAAATCGCCGAGTTTCTCGAGGCTTTTGCAGCTCGAATCGAAGCCGCGAAAGACGAACTCGTCGCCACGGCCAGTCGCGAAACCGCGCTCCCCAAAAATCCACGTCTCGAAGGAAATGAACTCCCGCGTACCACGGGACAATTACGCCAAGCGGCTGCTGCAGCACGCGACGGCGCCTGGGCTCTCCCGACGATCGATACAAAGCTTGGCCTTGCCTCGCAGCTGGAAGCGATTGGCCCGGTGGTGGTGTTTGGTCCCAACAATTTTCCCCTAGCGTTTAACAGCGCGAGCGGTGGCGATTTCGCAGCGGCGATTGCCGCCGGTTGTCCCGTCATAGCCAAGGCGAATTCGTCGCATCCACTCACCACGATGCTCCTCGCGCGGGAAGCGTTTGCTGCTGTAGAAGCCACCAAGCTTCCCAAAGCCACGGTGCAGTTGATCTACCGAACTTCGCATGCCGATGGCGAAAAACTGGTGAGCGACCCGCGTGTCGGCGCGATCGGTTATACCGGAAGCCGCCATGCAGGTTTGGTTTTGAAGGCCGCTGCCGATCGCGCGGGGAAACCGATTTACCTCGAGCTTTCGAGCGTGAATCCTGTGGTCATTCTGCCCGGCGCCCTGGCAGAAAAGGGTGACGACATCGCCGGTCAATTCACCACCAGCTGCTTGATGGGAACAGGGCAGTTCTGCACCAATCCTGGGCTTGTGGTGCTTGTTGCGAGCGAAGCAACAGAAAAGTTCATCGCCCAACTCGTGGGTAAGTTTTCTGCAGCTCCGGTCGGCACACTACTCTCGGCCAGTGTGGCAAAATCGCTGGCCGCTGGTGTCAGCACGCTGACGCAAAGTGGCGCGCAGGTGCTGGTCGGTGGTGCAAGTGGTGGAGGCAAAGGATTCAGCTATGCCAACACGCTTTTGCGAGCTTCGGGGCAACAGTTTTTGCGCAATGCAGCCGCGCTGCAAACGGAAGCATTCGGCAACGCCTCGCTGATTGTTGTGTGCGACTCCGATAGTGAAGCGGCGCAAGTTCTCGCGCAGCTCGAAGGGAATCTCACCGGTTGCATCTACTCGCATACTGGCGGCGCCGATGACCCTTCGTACGATCTCCTCGCGCCGATCTTGCGACAAAAAGTGGGACGTCTCATCAACGACAAAATGCCGACAGGCGTCGCTGTTAGCTCGGCGATGAATCATGGCGGTCCCTATCCCGCAACCGGCCATCCCGGCTTCACCGCCGTCGGCATTCCGGCATCGATGCGACGTTTTGGAATGCTCGCGTGCTACGACGGTGTGCGCGACCATCGTCTTCCGGCGACACTTCAAAAGAAGAATCCCACCGGCACCCTGCAGCGACTGATTAACAACAGCTGGACCACCGCCGACGCTGAGTAG
- a CDS encoding fumarylacetoacetate hydrolase family protein: MKLAKFLSPAGQVNVGRLVGDDLLPLDLSGGQYRSLYEVLESENPYETAEFLTRVGEKFPLDSVQLLAPIDHQEVWAAGVTYKRSRTARMEESATAASCYDRVYASPRPELFYKASPHRVSGHGQPLRIRKDSEWNVPEPELALVLTSKMQLVGFTIGNDMSSRDIEGDNPLYLPQAKCYNQCCGLGPWITLAVGMPSPNDIGIRLLIHREGKAVYDGRTSVDHMARSFENLISWLSRDNSFPRGAFLLTGTGIVPDNSFTLHPGDLVEIKIDGIGTLINPVVQG, translated from the coding sequence ATGAAACTCGCAAAATTTCTTTCTCCCGCAGGTCAGGTGAATGTCGGCCGCTTGGTCGGAGACGATCTGCTTCCGCTCGATCTTTCGGGTGGCCAGTATCGCTCGCTCTATGAAGTGCTGGAATCGGAAAATCCTTATGAAACGGCTGAGTTTCTGACACGCGTGGGGGAGAAGTTTCCGCTCGATAGTGTGCAGCTTCTCGCGCCGATCGATCATCAAGAAGTGTGGGCAGCAGGTGTGACCTACAAGCGGAGCCGCACGGCGCGGATGGAAGAATCGGCCACCGCAGCATCGTGCTACGATCGTGTATATGCCTCGCCTCGTCCCGAGTTGTTTTACAAAGCGTCGCCGCATCGCGTATCGGGGCATGGTCAGCCGCTGCGAATTCGCAAAGACTCGGAGTGGAACGTTCCCGAGCCTGAACTCGCGCTCGTACTCACCAGCAAAATGCAGCTGGTGGGTTTTACGATCGGCAACGACATGAGCAGCCGCGATATTGAAGGGGATAACCCGCTCTATCTGCCGCAAGCCAAGTGCTACAACCAGTGCTGCGGACTTGGCCCCTGGATCACCCTGGCCGTGGGGATGCCCTCACCGAATGATATCGGTATCCGACTGCTGATTCATCGCGAAGGGAAAGCGGTCTACGATGGTCGCACGAGTGTCGATCACATGGCACGCTCGTTCGAGAATCTGATCAGCTGGCTTTCGCGAGACAACAGTTTCCCGCGCGGTGCGTTCCTGCTCACCGGTACCGGCATCGTTCCCGACAACAGCTTCACGCTGCATCCCGGCGATCTCGTGGAAATCAAGATCGATGGAATTGGCACCCTCATCAATCCTGTGGTGCAAGGGTAG